Within Desmodus rotundus isolate HL8 chromosome 6, HLdesRot8A.1, whole genome shotgun sequence, the genomic segment gtcggAGCCTTAAAAAGTAGACATACAGCCACGCTGCGTCATGCGTCTCGGCCATTCCACTCCTACGTCTTTCCcgagggaaaaaagaaaccacGAGTTCATACAAGACTTGGGCCTGACTGGGCAGAGGCACTGCCTCTGTACTAGCCGAGATCCGGCTCAACCCACATGTCCACCCTCAGGTGCACGGATAGACCAGCTCCGCAGACCCGTGCAATGGAAGCTTGGCAGAAAAATGAACTACAGACACCCACCACAACGCTGACGGGTCTCAAAGTCGTCACGCTGAACGAAAGACAGACAAAACAATGAGTACATGAGGTACGATTCCACTCAGGTAAGATTCTAGGAAATGCGCACCAATCTACAACGACAAAGAGTAGATCAGCGGTTGGCTGGGAATGGTGGTGCGgagggacgggagggaggggtaGCCAAGGGACACAAGGACTGGTTACAGGGAGGTCatagatatgatcatgtgagtGGTGACATCTCTGGGTGCCTCTCTACATTGAAACATCAAATTGTAGATGTTAAATGTGTGTAGTTTGTTGCACATCAGTTACACCTCAGTGAAGATCAGTGCGTACAAAGAAAAGCACTAACAGGCTGAAGGAATGGGGAGGTGAGTCATGTTCCATCCCTGAACCCATCGGTGGCCGAGGGGACCGAGGGCGGCTGCACGCGTTGGTCTGGAGGGTGCAGTTAGAGCCAGGCAGCGCTGGGCCTGGGAGTGGACGATGGGGTGCTTCCTAAGGGAAGTCAGGAGAGGCCTGTTCCCTGAAAGAGCCGGGAGGGTGCCGGGCAGCAAAAGCAGGCAAGGTGTCATAAAGTTGTCCCCAAAAGATTGATCAGAACCGAGTGTGACTACCCGTGTATTGATAATGCACGGGAGAGACGTGTGGCTTTAGGACTTAGGTGTGCACGATTTAAGTAAATACATCCCATCTCTAAGttatcttttagttttatttgctgtttttccttttcttcatcccCCTAGCCAGCGGCCCCTCCTTTATCTCGCACACCTGACTCTCTTGTTCTATGGACCCCAAGTGGCTATTTCCCGGTCAATGAGGCTGCTTCgccctgcccttcctgcccccgCGTGCCCACCCACCGTCCCTCTCCCACCTGCTGCCAGCTGGACTCCTCCAGACCAGATCCAGGGCTAGCGCTCATCTCTCCTTCAGTCGGTTTTCTCCCTACCTCTGCCAGCATAAACCTTCAAACATCTACCTTTTATAaaggtgtgtgggaggcaaacTTTCTGAATTCCCGACAGTGCGGGGGAAAAAAAAATCGTTTTCCCTGCCCCTTCGTTCAATAGCTGGATGGACGTCATTTACAAATCCCAGTTCAAAATCCACTTCTCTCAAAATTCTGAAGACGTCGCTCTGATCGTCCTCCACCTTGTACGGGGCCTGGTAACAACCTGGTTTCCATACCTTTGTGagacccaccctcccaccccaggtgTTCAGGTCCGTTTTGGaatcttctccttttccttggtGCTCTGAATTGTCGTGACGACGGATATAAGtggaaaagagtattttttttttcctatttcttgtgCTTACCACTAAGAGCCCATTTCATTCGGCAAAACATGGCCTCTTCCCAACTCTGTGCAAAGGTTTTTGCTTGattcccgccccccgccccccaccctttctctgttctttctctcaGAGACCCCGTGAGTGGATGTTGTGTTAGAACAGTGGCCTCCAGTCCGGGTGTCCCCTTCTGACCTTATGTTGTCTCTCCTACTTCATGCCCCTTCTGTTAGATGGGACAAAAAGAGGCATGACATTGGATAGTAACCAATCCAATTTCTGGGGCTAAAGCGTTTCATGAGAGAACTAAAATTCAAGACAAGAATATGGTCACAAGGAGCATTCTGAAGGCATtgtatttttcagagagaggataAGAATACTGATTACCTTTAGAATGTGTTGAGcacacatgcttttaaaaaaagatttcaaggaaaagcactaaaaaaaagccctgccctgacctgtgtggctcactCACTCAGTTGGGCATCGTTCCTCTCTCACATGGacacttctctccttcccttaacttctctaaaaataaataaataaaatctttaaaaaaacaaatcagaattCCCCctgcagggggagtgggggggttggagaggggagagagagagaggagttaaACTAAACCAGGACATGCTGAAGAAGTCTGTGGCAGCACCTAATAGTGAAACCAACTTGTAATGTCTCCTTCCTGTTTCAGAAGTTGATGGGGGTTTTCTAACATCCAACTGCAAATTTTTTTGTGAGCTCGTCTTGGGATCTGAGGCTCCAGGGGCAAGAAGGAGTCAATGAACACCCCCACTGCAGGGCAGCCCGCCCCTTCCTGCATTTCCTGTTTTGTCCTTTGGATATACTTTTCCAGGATGTTTTGCTGATGGGCTCAGGCAGCTGGCCAGCAGAGACCCTGGAAATCCCCTGCTGCCTCCCAAATTGAGCAATAAGAACAGACGCCATCCGCATTACATCAGCAGATCTCTGCCGGTGGAGCCAAGAAAGGCCAGAACCCCGTCCCCTCCACCCGCTCCTGCAGCCGCCTTTGGGACTAGAGAGGGCCAAGAACGTGGTTTCTTCCCCAAGCAGCCTGGTCAGCTGTAGGAGGGGGTTTCAACTCTGGGGACTGCAGTTTTACAAATGAACAGGTCTGTTGAACACCAGACCTGAGACCATTTTAACGACCAAGCCATGGAGTCTGGAATCTGGCCCTGGTGGTGAAGGACCCACTCTCCAATGGGGATGTAGGGACTCGACAAAACAGGCCAAAGCAAAGGGTAGAAACGAGATCTAGGACATTTTCTGTGTATACTCTGGATGGTTTTAAACCCTTCAGCAAATACACTGCACATGCTAGGTTCACGGCTATTTGCCTGACCCCAAGTCAGGGTCGCGAAGTCATTTTCATCTTTATATGTACACGGCTTGACCACCAAGACTGCGATGTGCAAATAGGCAACTACATTTTGGGTTCTCTGTGTAAACAAAAGCCAGAGGAGTGGGATGAGTCATCTGATAGcctacaaataagaaaaatagccctggccagtgaggctcgGTGGGTTGAGCAGcctcctgcaaagccaaaggtctccagttcaattcctgggcagggcacatccctgggttgtcgGTTtagtccctggttaggggcatacaagaggcaaccagtccatatttcactccctctcattctccctcccttgccctctctctaaaaataaataaaatcattaaaacaaataaaaattagtaataataataaaacatagcctcatatcctcaggtgaggatttttttttttcaagtacagatACAGGGCCCACCTGCAGAGATTCTGGTATAAACAGTCGGGGGCAAGATCCACTCCCCAGGCCACTTAAAAGTTCTcccaaccctggccaggtggctcagttggctggagcatcatcccatataccagaAGGTtgtggttcgatccctggtctgggcacatacctaggttacaggtttgatccctggttgggggcgcatatgggaggcaactgatcaatgtttgtttctctccctctctgtctctaaaatcaataaacatatctctcaggtgagaatttaaaaaaaactctaagGTTAACAAGgtcataaaaagaattaaaactaaGGGATTAAATCAAAGGGTCTTATTCCATATCTGGATTCTCCCTGGCAAGCCCTGTAGGTGTGACCATTTTTCTATGCCTGTGCTTCTCAAAATGTGCTCGTCACCGGTGGAGCTCGTGAAAATGCAAATTATGATTCAGCAGAACTGGGGTGGGTAGAGAGTTTGCATTTCTTTGCAAGCTCCCCTCCATCTGTAAAAGGCCAGGCAGTAAACATTTCGGGCTTCTCGTGGGCTATTCAGTCTCTCTTAAGACTACTCAACGCTGTCCTGTGTTCAGTAAggttttatttaacaaacaggTGGCCGACAGGTTTGACCCTCAGGCTGTAATTTGCCAACCCCTGTCCAATACCCCTGTTTACCACCCAATCCTCTGAAGGTATTTCTGCCTCATTCGTGTGACCTTTAGTTATACAAGCTCATGTAGAAATCTCTAAGGACTAGGTGGGCACGGAGCCCCAGGGACAGACTCTGGGCCCTCTACTCTCACATGCCCCTCGCCTCCACTGAGGCCATGCCTGGCACGTGTCTGCACAGTCCCCAAGGCTGTATTGTGTTGTAGGTGGCGGTGGGGCTCTGGGCCAGTTGGCTTCAAGGCCAGTTCTTCCCATGTGAGCCTGCTTGATAACGAAACCCGCCGCACAGGCTCCCGTCACACGAGGTGTGAGGCCGCTTGCTGTGTCGGACTCGTGGGAAACACCAGAATCATCATCCCATCTTAATGCTACACCCATCACCTGCTCTCCTACCCTCAGAAAAGCTTCTGTCTCTGTATTTATATATGCATCTATGtgtaaagagaatgaaaaagtaaaaaacaaactgatCATCATTTACACTGAaggtgaataataataataggtgtgtgtgtgcagagagagaCCAACACTAATTATtgcaagggagggggaaaaagaaagagaagggaaggaaggaaggaaggaaggaaggaggaaaggaagagaaaattccTGTTCCATGCTTCACATAGCTCTGTAAATCCCACAGGTCAAGGTTGTAGATGCTTAAAGACAATCTCGGCAGGCAAAAACATCCTAAGTATATGAGAGCTATTTTCATTTCATGTTGAATGCCGTAAAAAGTGGTTTTGCCGGTTGGGCTACAGAGCAGAACGTAACTCCATGTCATCTTGTTGGGGACTTGTTCCATGACATATGTTGGCTCTCATGTGATCCCACGTGTCAACACAGAGAGACGTCTGTCATGGCACACCACGTGTTCAAACAGAGAGAGACCACGTCCTTTTTGGTTTATAGTGTGCGTTGTGATTGTTTGTTTAATCAGTGCTCACTGAGTAGAAGACACTGGAGTGAGGAtggtagggagggaggaggggcttgaCAGGGGCCAAAGGAGAGGCAAGTGTGAGGGACAGGGAAGTGAGGGGCCCTGGGAGTGGACACTGTCATCCCcacaggccctgggaggggcaaGCGGGGGTCCAGGCAGGGTCTCTGGCTGTTCACAAGACCATGGCAGGAACAATCTtcttggagggggagggaggcattGAATTCTCTCCCAGTAGCTTCTTATCTGAGTCTTCCTCATCCTAAAACAGACAGGGGTAAAAGTTAACTCTTGGGGGGGGAAAGGATGAAGCAGAGGCAGCTTCACAGGACTTGAAatcaggaaaaggagaagaggaaggaaaaagtgaCAGAGGAAGGGGTGCGGGACAGAGATGTAGGACACGaaggaagggacagtgggaaggtGAGAGTGAAGGAGGGAATGGTGAGGTGGAGGGCCGCAGGTAACCCGGGTCACAGTGATGGGTCGCATGCCCCAGACATCCAAGggcagggcccagccctgggaagAAGTCGAGGAAGGTCGGGATTGAGCTCTGAGCGGCAGTGTTGCTTGCCCCACATGCATCCCTGTCCCTGGGCCTCACCAACCGGCCCCACTCTGCCCCAGTGCCTCCAGGACAGCTCACCATGGGCTGGGAACTCTGGCCACGTGAGGTTcgaagccccaggcccagggaagCCAAGGACACAATGAGCTGCAGGGCACAGACAACCAGGAGCAGAATACGGATTGCTAGGAACACGTCCtggagataaaggggaaaaaagtcaggAGTCCACCCCTCTGATTCTGCTCTGActacccccttttcctccccacttctccccccTCCAAGAATCAGACTCTGGCCAACTACATCCCACCAAAGCAGATCCCACTGTTCGCTTGTCTGCAATGTGACCTTAGCACCCGCTGCGAAGAGGTGGCATCTATTTCTCCACCCGTCGAATCTGGAAGGACCTGTGAGTACTCTGACCAATAAAATACCATGGAAATGACACGAGGCCAGTTGTAGGGTGGCCCTGAACCAGACTGGCAGCTTCCGTTCCAACCTCCTGGAGGGCTCACAGTGGGCCCTCCTGGTCCAAACCTGGTTGGCATGCCGTGAGAAGCCCAAGCCACATGGAGAAGCCATTGTAAGCTCTCTGCTTGACACTCCCAACCCAACACCCAGCCAAGAGCCATCGACTGCCAGCTGTGGGAGGGCGTCAACTTGGACGTCCAGCCCAGGCCAGCCATCGGATGACTTCACCCCCCAACTGACGTCTGACTGGGACCTCATGAGGAAACCTGAGTGAGGACGGCCTGTCTGAGCCCACTCAACCCACAGACTGTGAGAAGTATGAATAACCTTCAGGTTTACGCCACCACCTTGGAGAGAGGTGTGTGCCGCAGCAACAGATAACTAGGacacccaccctccagaaaagACGGATGGGCGAACCACCGCATCCACTCGTAAATGGCTGCTCTTTGCCCCTCATCTCCTTTGATCTGGGGAATCTTCATACCACGAGGGTCTGAGAAATGTCTTTGGCTTCAGTTAAAACCTCCTGAATGGAGGATGAACCCAAGTTCAAAGAGCCTCCATCTCTGCCCTCCAGTGCTCAGTCCCGTAGGAACAAATGGTTGCAATGGGTCTCTGGAAGGCGGGATCCCCCTGTTCTCACCCTCAGCATTTGCATGAAGCCTTTACACGCATCCTCCTGCCATGCTGCTTGTCTGTAACCGTATGGCCTCCCCCATCCGTAGTCAGTGGGTGCGGTGGTAGGGACCAGGGAGTCACACATGGAGGTGAAGAAGATGTCGTTTTCCCAGGTTATGCTATTCACACAGAGGACAACAGCAGCCACGGCCGTGGCAATGCCCGTCAGGGCGAGCAGACGGGACACCCAGCCCTAGGAGAGAGAAGTTCCAGACTCTCAGACTCCCTCTGCGGCTGTCAGAGCTGTGGGGGTCCCAGCCTCCAAccacctcctcttccccagctccctggcccaggaaagcctccccacccctccaggaaAGATCTCGGATATTGGTACCCGAAAGGGAGAAGACAGAAAATGGAGCAGAACACCAGAGACCCAGGAGGGGGCAGAGAGCAAGGTGGGGACAGGGGACGCCCAACTCACAGAAAGGGTGCTCCGGCGCTTCTCATGGACAATGGCCCCAGCTCCTGCTGTGATCGCCTGGGAGGGGAAGACCCAGCAGAGGCCTCCCAGTTACTCCCCTGAAATGATCCCCGACATCACCCTTCCCCCCACAGTTCCCACAACAGCCAGTGCGCAGCATGAGCCAAGGGGACAGGCAGAGACCTAGCACAGGGCCCGGGCTCCACACAACAGCCCCCATCCCCAACCTTGTCTTACAGAAAGACATGCGGGGCAGAAGGGCTTTGCTCACCTCCCAGTCAGCTTCCTCTTTGCAAAGGGCATTTGGACTCCAGGTTGTTGGcctcttcccccacacccccgACCCGGACCCAAAGGAACTCTCTCCTGGCCCATCACCACTTGCCTCCCACTTCCTTACTCACCACACACCCTGCCCAAAAGGCACAGCCTGAGCCTCCCAGCTCGGTCCAGGGTCCAAAGTACAGAAGCACTCCTAAGGCACAGCTCACTGCCCCCAGCAGTATCTGGGTCACCTGCCAGACAGGGTCAAAGGTTAGACCCCTTCccacaaacccacacacccaggGCCAGCCTCTCAGCTCCTATTGGgtgccttcctctccttttcttctgtcttgGCCTCTCTGCAGTTATGTTTCTGGAACATTCCATTCCCTTAACACCCATGAAGCAGCATGTCCTGGTGCTCCCCAATCCCTCTGACATGCCAGGCTTTtgtccttcattactttttcctAACTGCCATATGCAGTTATCCCACCTGATGGTTCTCCCTTGGGATCCCCATGACCCTGGGGATGGCCGCCCAGCCAGTGGTGAAGCAGGGTGGTGGCACAGGGCCACGCCCACCTCACAGGGGACTCCTGTGATGGGCAGTGTTTGCTCCCCAGCTCTCCACTAGGCTGGCAGAGGCCTTGTCAGGGCTGTGTCATGGTTCGATGGCCCTCCCTGCCCAATCCCGCTCTCTCCCTTTTCATTTCATAGCATCCCTGACCCTGACTCACATCCGATTCCCAGAGACCTCAACTGTCACAGCATCTCGGACAGGACCATCTGCACGCCCTGCCCGCCTCTCAGAGTCGGCACATCCGaataccacccccaccccccacccccactccccgcaCCCCCAAGGtgtgcctctcctgcctcccgCCCACCCTCACTCCGAGCCTCGGCACGTTCTTCAACTCCTCTTCTCCTTTGTACCCCAAGCCCACTCATTCCCAAGTCGCAGGGACCCCATCCACAAAGGATTCGGGCTCCCCTCTTTTCTCGTCATTTCTGTCATGACCACGCAGGTGCAGACCTTCCCTACTTCTTATCAGGACAGCTCCTGGCTGTGAGGCAGCCTAAGGCCCAGGCTCCTGCTCGGAatccacccacagccctcccactGTGGGAGCTGACTCAGGTGGGGCTCCTCACCTTGTCCCgcaggcccccagccccaggccctagTCTGCCTGCTCAGTGGGACCAGCTGCAAGCCCCATCCTCCTTGCTCTGCTGGAACTCGCCCTGTGCAGTCTGGCTTCTTTGCCCCAGCCATTCACTTCCCCtgcatttccttttcctcctctatcTGTCTAAATCGGGTTCTTCTCCATTCAAGGTCTAGGTCAGATGCCAACTCCTGCAGGACGCTGCCCTGCCTCCTAAGGACATCAGCTGATCTACCTTTAACACCAGGCATTTCTGTGGTTGCCTGATCCCTTCTGGTGGAGGTTACATAGCCCAGGGATTCTCTCTGGAGTTTTCCCAAAGCGCCTATTATGGTGCCTTATCTGCAGAGCCACGGTCCATTACAAAGgggttaaattaaaataaattaacagctTCTAGGgatcttccccccacccccacctctggctgggactgccccccacacacccacccctACCCGGCACCAAAGAAGACTTCCATCATTCCTTTCCATCCAAATCTCCTTGGGGAAACTTCCAAAACCTTCTTTTCCCAAACAAGACGGGTGTAAACAGTGAGTTCTCATGGGGACTCAGTCCACTTTCCTTTTCTGCACCCTGCTGAAGAAGGAGAGTGACGGCCCTCCACCAGCTGGCTCGCCTGCCTATCCAGCCCACCTTACCCCTCCGGCCAGCAGCCCGTAGCTTATCCCAGTCTTGGGAGGGCCCGGGTCCCGCCAGCTGGCGACGAGCCCCTTCAGGGAGCCCCCAGCATTTAGCAGTTGTGTCAAAAACGATTCCTGGTGGATGTGGATGCTGATGTGGGTGGGCTGGGACAGGGTAGACGCCACTTCGACCCCATTCACGGTCACCGTGTTTTGGGCCATTCTGCCTGCTGGGGAGAAGACATACAGATATGAGCTCTGGGAACTGGGTAGGAGGGTGACAAGGAACATACCACACtgcaggagggaaaggagagaaaactgtCTCTTTATCGAGACCCCTGGGGTCTTCCCAGCGTAAGTATCCGTGTCACCGTGACTTTGACCGGGGCTGCAGCCTCTCGAGGTCTTCACCGCACATATTCCTGGGCCTCTCCCCTACATGGTCTGAGACATCTCATCTGGGCCTTGGGTTGGACGAAGAAAGGAATCCGTATGATTATTTCAGTGACTTAGTACCTACAGTTGACCCTGGAACCACCTGGGTTTGCACTGCACCGGTCTGCTGATAAGccgatttttttcaataaatactgtaaatgtattttcttttccttatgactTTCTTAATAACTTTTCTGTTCCCCTAGCTTACTCGATGGTAAGAATACAGCAAATAACACATGTCACATATAACTACAAAATATGTGTTAGTCAAATGCTTATGTTTTCTCCAAGGCTTTCAATCAACAGTAGGCTcttagttaagttttggggagtcaaaatTTATACGAGGATTTTCAACTGTGCCATGGGTcagtgccccaacccccacattgttcaagagtcaactgtgtATTTACACGTAATAGTTTCATGTggttaaaaatttcaaaagatgtGGAAGGGTATACCTTTAAgaccatctctccctcccttctctcctagCCACCTAGTTTCCTTCCAGATGGAAGCTAATATTGTCATTTTCCTACAGTGACATTTTTTGCATATAAAAGCATGTGAAAttattcttttccctccttttcccacaaTGGCAGGGCACACACTACTCTGCACAATGATTTGTTCATAGAGCCATGTTTTTGAAATAATCCTCCATCAGCCCCGGCCAGTGTGAATCAatgggttggagcatcaccccataaaccaaaagactgcaggttcaattcccggtcagggaacatgtctaggttgcaagtttggtcctTGGGCGGGGcacgtgcaagagacaaccaatcgatatttctctctcacattgctgttttcctccctctctctcttcctccctcctcctctccctaaaatcaataagcatgtcctcaggtgacaataaaataaaataaagcaaccCTCCATACGCCATTTATACAGCTGCATGGTATTCCACTGTCCGAATGAATCCTAATTTTTTTAGGCAGTCCCCTGTAGGTAGacgtttattttttcttacatacaACATGgagttggcaggtcaatgggaacaTGTGTTTGTGACTTTAATATACTCTCCATGCAATCCCCGCATAGGAGCAACGCCAAAGAGCGTTCGCTGCGCCTCGCTGTGGCCAGCAGATGGTGTGAGCAAACTTTTGAATCTTTTTCAAATGTCTATCAGAAAAATTACACTGCACTGTAGATTCTAATCCGTTTTATGCAATTAAATGCTCCCTTTTAAATGTATGTCTCAACAAGTCTTGACAAATCTGTACATCTGTGCACCCACAActacaatcaagatacagaatatttccatGTTGCAACAACTTTCCTAATGCCCCCTCTCCCGTAAACGCCCAACCCCTGGCCCCAGGCAACCTCCGAGCTGCTCTCTGGGACTGTTCCAGTACAGTTTCAATCTGTGGTTCTCATCTGATACTtgaggttggttatctcttcatatGTTTAAGTGCcatttccctttattattattttttttatttcagagagagagagacattgatatgtgagaaacatcagtcagcgGCTTCCTGCACATTCCCGGACTGGGGAACCAAACCCCCT encodes:
- the TMEM176B gene encoding transmembrane protein 176B, whose product is MAQNTVTVNGVEVASTLSQPTHISIHIHQESFLTQLLNAGGSLKGLVASWRDPGPPKTGISYGLLAGGVTQILLGAVSCALGVLLYFGPWTELGGSGCAFWAGCVAITAGAGAIVHEKRRSTLSGWVSRLLALTGIATAVAAVVLCVNSITWENDIFFTSMCDSLVPTTAPTDYGWGRPYGYRQAAWQEDACKGFMQMLRDVFLAIRILLLVVCALQLIVSLASLGLGLRTSRGQSSQPMDEEDSDKKLLGENSMPPSPSKKIVPAMVL